Proteins encoded within one genomic window of Oryza glaberrima chromosome 12, OglaRS2, whole genome shotgun sequence:
- the LOC127756811 gene encoding uncharacterized protein LOC127756811, giving the protein MDSDPAMVLLNRSVLLVNEVTDVMKEKGWSLELDEKAISDACDGITDWQEKEKARQKAIRAEIKRFRANQDAAEAILRKRKASMPPSTVTKFCTDTDLRKVLDGIELDPQVHDIPGLSFFRLRLSSARHPPDLQGTSVAGADHNILVFYVGPYRPGFPAPGFYLVYDAWANSLSAIHQLPYLGGGSIGSEVAVLRHAPPSDYILAELLLTGELPKASLWTWCSSGPSARQWIHKPVILPPEVCTPTYIFHADTTFSLGKFALCWVDLLVGILMTCDTLAPEPVFQFIPLPEGCYMEPPDPQDGRQVPQEYRSMCCGNDGIIRFISIDGYHQDLSINDMKNMFLRTWSLTLSPKEWKQEAALCIGDLWCDTTHQKLPALMPTWPVHSILHADVVFLYLSGPNTGNNTGETERYMVSINVQHREAISISKLSPDDSSPPPRYFPSSFNSYINKLSAREKGGDNVTVRTNEKAEYISGLSEDCLALAISLTTPMDACRCCAVSRAFQKAANSDSVWRHFLPKDYLSILARADDRVHFTSEKKLLVSLVKDHVLLDQHSKSLWLERTSLAKCYLLSSRSLAIAWEDHPLKWRWISLPDSRFEEVAELLKVCWLDLCGRVNCRELSPNTEYAAYLVFKLTDDSYGLDCQTQEADITMDDQVVSAKRTISFYPRPRPSTRETLSNMCRIEEAGQAEEPSYPRERGDGWLEVQLGHFYNDLEDTGVVVIRLKEHIQLNWKRGLILEGMEIRRNI; this is encoded by the exons ATGGATTCAGATCCAGCCATGGTGCTGCTTAATCGCTCCGTGCTCTTGGTCAACGAGGTAACAGATGTAATGAAGGAAAAAGGCTGGTCTCTTGAGCTCGACGAGAAGGCAATTTCAGACGCATGCGACGGTATCACGGATTGGCAGGAGAAAGAGAAGGCAAGGCAAAAGGCCATACGAGCAGAGATCAAGAGGTTTCGAGCCAACCAAGATGCGGCGGAGGCCATTTTGCGCAAGCGCAAGGCCTCCATGCCCCCCAGCACGGTGACCAAGTTTTGTACTGACACCGACCTCCGTAAGGTTTTGGATGGCATCGAACTAGATCCTCAAGTCCATGATATACCAGGTTTGTCCTTCTTTCGCCTCCGGCTGTCGTCTGCACGACATCCTCCTGATTTGCAGGGCACCTCCGTCGCCGGTGCGGACCACAACATCCTCGTCTTCTATGTCGGCCCCTACCGGCCCGGTTTCCCTGCACCGGGATTTTACCTGGTTTACGACGCATGGGCCAACTCACTGTCCGCCATCCACCAGTTGCCATATTTAGGCGGCGGCAGTATTGGCTCTGAGGTTGCCGTGCTGCGCCATGCTCCGCCCAGCGACTATAtcctcgccgagctcctcctcACTGGCGAACTCCCCAAGGCAAGTCTCTGGACGTGGTGTTCGTCTGGTCCGTCCGCTCGCCAATGGATCCACAAGCCAGTCATCCTCCCTCCTGAAGTGTGCACGCCCACCTACATCTTTCATGCCGATACCACTTTCTCTCTTGGGAAGTTTGCGCTCTGTTGGGTAGACCTCCTCGTTGGCATCTTGATGACCTGCGATACCCTTGCCCCAGAACCTGTTTTCCAGTTCATCCCGTTGCCGGAGGGGTGCTATATGGAGCCGCCCGACCCTCAAGATGGACGCCAGGTACCACAGGAATACCGGTCTATGTGTTGCGGCAATGACGGTATCATCAGATTCATCTCCATCGACGGCTATCATCAAGACCTCTCTATCAACGATATGAAGAATATGTTCCTCAGGACATGGTCTCTTACTCTTAGCCCCAAGGAGTGGAAGCAAGAAGCGGCACTATGCATTGGAGACCTCTGGTGTGACACAACCCACCAGAAGCTGCCAGCACTAATGCCGACCTGGCCTGTCCATAGCATTCTTCATGCTGATGTTGTCTTCTTGTACTTGTCCGGCCCTAATACTGGGAATAATACTGGGGAGACAGAGCGGTACATGGTCAGCATCAACGTGCAGCACAGGGAGGCTATTTCAATCTCCAAGTTATCTCCTGATGATAGTTCCCCTCCTCCACGCTACTTTCCCAGCAGCTTCAATTCGTACATAAACAAG TTATCCGCAAGGGAGAAAGGCGGCGACAATGTCACCGTTAGGACGAACGAGAAAGCGGAGTACATCTCAGGGCTCTCAGAGGATTGCCTTGCTCTTGCAATCTCCTTGACGACTCCCATGGACGCGTGCCGCTGCTGTGCCGTCTCCAGGGCCTTCCAAAAAGCGGCTAATTCCGACTCTGTGTGGAGGCACTTCTTGCCGAAGGACTACCTCTCCATCCTGGCTCGTGCCGACGATCGTGTGCATTTCACTTCCGAGAAGAAGCTCCTCGTCAGCCTTGTCAAAGACCACGTCCTCCTCGACCAACACAGCAAG AGTCTTTGGTTGGAAAGAACAAGCCTAGCCAAGTGCTACTTGCTATCATCGAGATCATTAGCGATAGCATGGGAAGACCATCCCCTGAAATGGAGATGGATCTCCTTACCCGATTCCAG GTTTGAAGAAGTAGCTGAGCTTCTAAAGGTCTGCTGGCTCGATTTATGTGGCAGAGTCAACTGCAGAGAGCTCTCACCCAACACAGAATATGCAGCCTACCTCGTCTTCAAATTGACAGATGATTCGTACGGCCTTGATTGCCAGACACAAGAGGCAGACATCACCATGGACGATCAAGTAGTGTCTGCCAAGCGGACCATCTCTTTCtacccacgcccacgcccatcCACACGAGAGACACTTTCTAACATGTGTAGAATCGAAGAAGCAGGACAAGCAGAGGAGCCGAGCTACCCAAGAGAACGGGGTGATGGCTGGCTGGAGGTACAACTAGGGCACTTCTACAACGACCTAGAAGACACTGGAGTGGTTGTTATCCGCCTCAAGGAGCATATCCAGCTCAACTGGAAGAGAGGACTTATCTTGGAAGGTATGGAAATTAGACGCAACATATAA